In Paracoccus sp. SCSIO 75233, the genomic window ACCAAAGATCGTCCTCAGACGACTGTTCCACCTCCTCAGCGTCGAGGAAGAGAACGTCCGATTCATCATGTAACGCAGGCGCTTGAGGCTTCATATGTGCAAAATACTGGAATTCTGCACGTTACCCAAGGGTTTTGTCAGAGGACGCCAGCGCTCCTTATATAGCACGCGCGGGTGATGGTCGGCGAGGGCTCTCTAATCGCGCTCAGCCTATGGAAACCAAGGGTTTTCCGTTGAGCAAGGCCACAGAGAGCGCCATTGCATTCGTTTACAAACGGTCGTTTATTGCCGCTATATGAAACTGCAAAAAGACTGTTTTGATGCCATTGATAGGCTATGCGCGCGTATCCACAGAGGATCAAACCCCCCTGCCCCAGTCGCAGGCCCTGAAATCTGCGGGTTGCGCCGAAATCTATGAAGAGCACGCCTCAGGCGGCAATCGCGCGCGGCCGGTGCTTGGGCGTGTGCTCGAACGCATCCAGAGTGGCGATACGCTGGTCGTCGTGAGGATCGACCGGCTTGCGCGGTCTCTGTCGCATCTGCTGGAAGTGATCGAGCGGCTGGAGGCTAGGGGTGCGTTCTTTCGCTCGATCCAGGACCCGATCGACACTGGATCCCCGCAGGGCAAGTTCACGCTGCAGGTCTTGGGCGCTGCGGCCGAGTTCGAGCGCGCCCTGATCCGGGAGCGCACCAAGGCCGGCCTCGCCAGTGCGCGCACAAAGGGCCGCGTGGGCGGAAACCCTGGACTGCGGGCCAAAGACCCTGCCGCTCTTCGCAAGGTGCGGCTAGCGCGACAGGACGGCTACATGGAGCGTCTGAACGAAACGGCACAAGATTGGGTGCCCCATGTGCGCCGGTTGCGCCCTGACTTGGCCTGGGAAGACGTGGTGCGCATCATCAACGGCCCCTTGCCCGAGGCGCGTCGCTGGACCCAAAGCCGTCTCTTGCGCGCCGTGAAGGCCTATGTCCGCGACGGCTTCCTGCCCGAGACAGTTTTGGCCCGCGCCGGCCGCCGCGAAACCGACGACCGCCTGCCCGCCATCGTCGCCGCCATCAAGGGCGCGGATCCCGGCATTACGCTCCAGGCGATCTGTGAACGGCTGGAATCAATGCGCGAACGCACACCACGTGGCCGAACGAGATGGCAGCCGTCGTCAGTCAAGATGCTGTTGGAGCGGGCGGAGAGGCTGGGGCTGCTTGAGTAGCCTAACAACCTTGCAAATCCTCCACTATAGGGAAGGATTACAAGGTTGTGGTCAGTTTCAGGCACAGAAGCCGTTCGCTCATGCAAAGGGGTTGACGATGCGAAGCTGGCCTTCCACCAGCAGGCCATCTTGCATGTCCTCGCTCCACAGCGTGGTACACCCCGCAACCAAAGCGCTGGCCACGATCATCGCGTCGTAGATCGAGAAGCCGTAGCGTTCCGCCAAAGCGCGGCCGACGTCATGGGTCTGCACGGTGAGATCTTCGACGGGACACAAGGCGCGCACGCCTTCGAGAAAGGCCGCTGCTTCCTCCCAACCGAGGCCAGCTTTGCGGCGGCAGTTCACCAGTGACTCGTTTAGAACCTGAACGCTGATCCGGGGCCCCTGCCCCAGGATGACCTCGGCGCGATCGGCCTTTGGGCCGTCGTCGAGCAGGTAAAGAACGACATTCGTGTCCGCGAACTCAACGCTCATGTGCGTCGTCGCGGCTCAGACGTTCTGCTGCGGACAACTTGCCCCGGAAGCGGCGCAGGCCGGTAAGTACCTCATCCGCACGAGCAAGGCGACGGACTCTGACCCGACCGTCGTCCTTGACCAGGTCGATCTGATCACCCTCCTTGAGACCAAGCTCTCGGACGAGCTCCGCGGGCAAACGGACGGCCAGCGAGTTACCCCATTTTGCGACCTGCATCGTGACCTCCCATGCGGATATACGTCTTGTAATGTATATCCGAAAGGTTCCTAAGACAAGCCTGCCGCAAACCCTAGCTACTCTTGTGCATGACGCAGCGACTGACACCAAATCTAGAAAGAGCTTGCACGAATCTGATAGCTCGGGCAATAGTCTCGATAAATAACGCGCGATCACATAAAAAACGCGCCCACGAATCGAGGCAGAGATGAGCGAAGCTGAGCAGGACCTGGACATTGCCATCGGGCACTACGCAGAGCTTCTTGCGTCCAATCTTCATGCGCAACGTGCTGCCCACTTCCCTCCCGACGCCAAAAAAGTCATGCGCAGCCTGACCAGCGGCGAGGCGGCCGAGTTGCTTGGCGTCGATCATACCTACCTTCGCAAGCTTCATCGAGAAGGAAAGATCGCTGACGTCGAAACCACTGCGGGCAGCCACCGGCGATATACCCTCGATGATATCTGGGAGATTCGCCACGCTCTTGAGGCAAACGCGAAGAAGCCTGGAACCTACGTTCCGGGGCGTCGTGCCGGTGACGAGCTTCAGATTGTTTCTGTTGTGAACTTCAAAGGCGGGTCCGGGAAAACGACAACATCCGCTCACCTTGCACAGCGCTTGGCTCTCAAGGGATATCGTGTCCTTGCGATCGATCTGGACCCCCAGGCATCCCTTTCCGCGCTGCATGGCATCCAGCCTGAGCTGGACCTGATGGAGGGTGGCACGCTGTATGATGCGGTTCGCTACGATGAACCGGTCCCGATCTCGGACGTGATCCGCAAGACCTACATCCGTGGTCTTGACCTGATTCCCGGGAACCTCGAGCTCATGGAATTCGAACATGAGACACCGGCAGCCATTCAGCGTGGCGGCGCCCGCGCATTCTTTGCCCGTGTGCGCGACGCGCTCGACAGTGTCGAAGCGGACTATGACGTCGTCGTCATCGACTGTCCGCCGCAGCTTGGTTTTTTAACCATGTCCGCCCTTTCAGCATCTTCAGGGGTGCTTGTTACCGTTCACCCCCAAATGCTCGATCTGATGTCCATGTCGCAGTTTTTGCGCATGACCGCTGATCTGCTTGGCGTCATCCGGGATGCTGGCGCAAACCTTCGCTTCGACTGGCTGCGCTTTCTGCCGACCCGCTACAAGGTGGGTGATGCCCCGCAGACCGAGGTCATTGCTTTCATCCGGGGTCTGTTCGGCAGGTCAGTCCTGACCAACCACATGGTTGAGTCTACTGCGATCTCTGATGCAGGGCTGACGAAGCAGACGCTCTACGAGGCCGACAAGAAGGACTTCACGCGTCAGACTTTCGATCGTGCAATCGAATCCATGAACGCCGTCAACGACGAGATCGCGGCGATCATCCAGAACACGTGGGGACGCAATGGCAAGAAAGCCTAAACTGGGACTGCCACTGCAGACCCTGCGCAACGCGCCCGACGCTCTTGAAGGGCGCAGGCTGCGCGGCGGCGTTTTCGAAATCGAGCCTGACCAAATCGAAACCACAGGTCGGCTCGATGACAGGCTGCAGATTGAGACTGCGGGCCTCAAGGCGTCAATTTCCAAGAACGGACAGCGAGTACCAATCCTCGTCCGGCCGCTTGATGGTGATCGCTACAGCCTGATCTATGGCCGTCGTCGACTGGAAGCTTGCAGAGAACTTGGGATCAAGGTCCGCGCCATTGTCACAGAGATGGAGGGCGATCAGGCACTTCGTGATCAGCTGTTAGAGAACCAGGAGCGGCGGGATCTAAGCTTCATCGAACGAGCGCTTGTTGCCGCAGCCTTGCTCGACGGTGACCATCTGAGCGCATCCGAACGCACTAACAAGGGTGTCGCCGAGGTTCTCAATCTGACCGAGGCAGGAGTGTCGCAGCTGTTAAGCGTGGTCCGCACCGTTGGGGAGGACTTGGTCCTCGCCATCGGTGCCGCTCCGGGCATTGGTCGGCCCAGGTGGGAAGAGCTCAAGAAGTTGCTGGGGGCTACGGATGCCGATCGCGAACTGCTTGCAGCTTTGGCGGGTGAGGCCAAGACATCCTACCAAGGCGGTATTGACGAGAAATCCGATCATGCATTTTTGGCCGTCCTCTCTGCTGCAGGGAAGCCCGAACAGACCACATCCTCGTCTCGCCCTCGCGGGCGGCCCGGCACGGTGATTCCGGGGGTCGGTGCCGCCACTGTCACGATCGGACGTCGTGGAAAGCAACTCAAGCTCGAGTTGAAGGCCGAGGAGAGCGATTTTGTCAGCTGGCTTGAGGGCAACGCCCCGCAGCTGATCACCGAGCTTCACGAGCGCTGGAAGCGTTCGGAAGACTGAGGAAGAGCAACAATCAAAAAGGAGGCACGAGACAGGCAGAAAAGAAAAAGGCCCCGAGAAGCAAGCTTCACGAGACCTTTCTTAGGTTTCGCACGGGACCAGCCCG contains:
- a CDS encoding recombinase family protein, giving the protein MPLIGYARVSTEDQTPLPQSQALKSAGCAEIYEEHASGGNRARPVLGRVLERIQSGDTLVVVRIDRLARSLSHLLEVIERLEARGAFFRSIQDPIDTGSPQGKFTLQVLGAAAEFERALIRERTKAGLASARTKGRVGGNPGLRAKDPAALRKVRLARQDGYMERLNETAQDWVPHVRRLRPDLAWEDVVRIINGPLPEARRWTQSRLLRAVKAYVRDGFLPETVLARAGRRETDDRLPAIVAAIKGADPGITLQAICERLESMRERTPRGRTRWQPSSVKMLLERAERLGLLE
- a CDS encoding PIN domain-containing protein — protein: MSVEFADTNVVLYLLDDGPKADRAEVILGQGPRISVQVLNESLVNCRRKAGLGWEEAAAFLEGVRALCPVEDLTVQTHDVGRALAERYGFSIYDAMIVASALVAGCTTLWSEDMQDGLLVEGQLRIVNPFA
- a CDS encoding AbrB/MazE/SpoVT family DNA-binding domain-containing protein gives rise to the protein MQVAKWGNSLAVRLPAELVRELGLKEGDQIDLVKDDGRVRVRRLARADEVLTGLRRFRGKLSAAERLSRDDAHER
- the repA gene encoding plasmid partitioning protein RepA encodes the protein MSEAEQDLDIAIGHYAELLASNLHAQRAAHFPPDAKKVMRSLTSGEAAELLGVDHTYLRKLHREGKIADVETTAGSHRRYTLDDIWEIRHALEANAKKPGTYVPGRRAGDELQIVSVVNFKGGSGKTTTSAHLAQRLALKGYRVLAIDLDPQASLSALHGIQPELDLMEGGTLYDAVRYDEPVPISDVIRKTYIRGLDLIPGNLELMEFEHETPAAIQRGGARAFFARVRDALDSVEADYDVVVIDCPPQLGFLTMSALSASSGVLVTVHPQMLDLMSMSQFLRMTADLLGVIRDAGANLRFDWLRFLPTRYKVGDAPQTEVIAFIRGLFGRSVLTNHMVESTAISDAGLTKQTLYEADKKDFTRQTFDRAIESMNAVNDEIAAIIQNTWGRNGKKA
- the repB gene encoding plasmid partitioning protein RepB, whose amino-acid sequence is MARKPKLGLPLQTLRNAPDALEGRRLRGGVFEIEPDQIETTGRLDDRLQIETAGLKASISKNGQRVPILVRPLDGDRYSLIYGRRRLEACRELGIKVRAIVTEMEGDQALRDQLLENQERRDLSFIERALVAAALLDGDHLSASERTNKGVAEVLNLTEAGVSQLLSVVRTVGEDLVLAIGAAPGIGRPRWEELKKLLGATDADRELLAALAGEAKTSYQGGIDEKSDHAFLAVLSAAGKPEQTTSSSRPRGRPGTVIPGVGAATVTIGRRGKQLKLELKAEESDFVSWLEGNAPQLITELHERWKRSED